In Granulicella mallensis MP5ACTX8, the sequence GCTTTCGACATCCTCACCCATCAGCGTGGTGAAGATCTCTTCGGTCGCGGCGATGTCCTCGAGCTTGACCTGCAGCAGTGTGCGGCGGGCAGGGTCCATAGTCGTGTCCCAGAGCTGCGGGGCCGTCATTTCGCCGAGGCCCTTGTAGCGCTGGACCTGGTATTCCTTGCGGCCCTGCTCGATGACGTACTCGAAGACCTCGCGCGGCGTCTTCCGCTCGACGGGATCCTGCGAGACCTTCGCTGAGCGCTTCACCGGCTTGGCAGCCTCCACAGGAGCAACCGTACCTACGTCGACTGCGCCTTCGAGCTCAACCTCATCGGTGTCCTCAAGGTCCTGTTCCGCCTGTTCCTCTACGCTCTTCGTAGTCGCGGCAGCGTTCTTGCCTGCGTACTCGATCAGGAACGGTCCAACGAGCTGTTCGCGAATCTGGGCATGCTTGCCGAGCAGCTGGCGTGACTCCGGTGCGGAGGCCAGCGTCCAGTTGATGTGCCGGAGCGCGCCCTGCGCATCGGTGAACGAGACAGAGTAGGTACGATGCTCTTCGTCGAACTCGACCTCGGAGACATGCTTGAAGAGCTCGGGACGCTCCAACTCCTTGAGCCGCGCGCGCATGTCCTTCAGCTTGGCATCGGTTTCGAAGTCTGCGCGGCTAACGGAGTCCTTGCCTTCGTTGGCGAAGATCTCGGCGAACGCGCGTACGACTTCGTCATTGCGCAGGCGCTTGACGACCTTGTCGTAGAAGCTGAGGTAGTCGTTGAGCTGCGACATGTACTTCGTCAGCTCCTTGCCTTCGAGCTTCGAGCCGCCTTCGCCGTAACGAATGATCATGCCATCGGAGGCGCGCTTGACCATCACCTGCACGTACTCGCGCTCGTCCTTGATGTACTGTTCAAACTTGCCCTTCTTGATGCGGAAGAGCGGCGGCTGCGCGATGTACACGTGCCCGCGCTTGATAAGCTCCTGCATGTGGCGGAAGAAGAACGTCAGCAGCAGCGTGCGGATATGTGATCCGTCGACGTCGGCATCGGTCATCAGGATGAGCTTGCCGTAGCGCAGCTTGGCGGTGTCGAAGTCGTCCTTGCCGATGCCGGTACCGAGTGCGGTGATCATGGCGCGAATTTCTTCGTGGCCCAGCATCTTGTCGTAGCGGGCCTTCTCGACGTTGAGGATCTTACCCTTGAGTGGGAGGATCGCCTGGAACTTGCGGTCGCGGCCCTGCTTGGCGGTTCCGCCGGCCGACTCACCCTCGACGAGGTACAGCTCGCAGAGCTCAGGACGACGCTCGGAGCAATCAGCGAGCTTGCCGGGCAGGCCGCCGCCGTCAAGTGCGCCCTTGCGGCGCGTAAGGTCGCGGGCCTTGCGTGCGGCTTCGCGAGCGCGCGAGGCATCGATGGCCTTGTTGATGATCTTCCTTGCGACCGAGGGGTTTTGTTCAAGAAAGGCGCCCAGGCGCTCGTTGACGAACGCCTGCACTTGGCCGGCGATATCGGAGTTGAGCTTGCCCTTGGTCTGGCCTTCGAACTGCGGCTGCGGCAGCTTGACGCTGACGACAGCGACGAGGCCTTCGCGAACGTCATCGCCCGAGAGGTTTTCCTTCACATCCTTGAACAGGCCAAGCTGCTGGCCGGCGACGTTGATGGTGCGCGTCAGCGCGGTGCGGAAGCCGGAGAGGTGCGTGCCGCCGTCAACCGTATTGATGTTGTTGGCAAAGGAGAAGACCGTCTCGGAGTACGCGTCGTTATACTGCAGCGCAATCTCCATGACGACGTTGCCCTGCTCGGTCTCCATGTAGATGGGCTTCTCATGGAGCACCTGCTTGCCCTTGTTGAGCAGCTTGATGAACTCCGCGATACCGCCGGTGTACTTGTAGACCTGCGACTTCGTCTCGCCTTTGGTATCGACCTGGCGCTCGTCGGTCAGCGAGATCTCGATGCCCTTGTTCAGGAACGCGAGCTGGCGCAGACGATTGGCGAGTGTGTCGAAGTTGTACTCGGTGACGGTGAAGATGGTCTTGTCGGGCAGGAAGTGGATCTTGGTGCCGCGGCGCTTGGAGGGGCCCATCTTGCGCAGTTCGCTGATGGGGTCGCCCTTGGAGTAGTCCATCTCCCAGGTAAAGCCGTCACGCCAGATCTCAACGTCGAACTCTTCCGAGAGCGCATTGACGCAACTCACACCGACGCCGTGCAGACCTCCGGAGACCTTGTAGTTCGAGGCATCGAACTTGCCGCCGGCGTGCAGCATCGTCAGCACGACCTGCACGGCAGGCATGGTCTCGCCGGTGGGCAGCGTCTTGTTGTCGACGGGGATGCCGCGGCCGTCGTCGACGACCGTGATGGAGTTGTCGACGTGGATCGTGACATCGATGCGTGTGGCATGGCCCGCCAGTGCCTCGTCGACCGAGTTGTCGACGACCTCGTAGACGAGATGATGCAGACCCTGCTCGCCGGTTGAGCCAATGTACATGGCTGGGCGCAGGCGGACGGCCGCCAGGCCTTCGAGGATGGTGATGTTCTCGCCGGTGTAGGTTCCGGGCTGAGGCGGGGGAGTCTGGCTATTGGCTGCTGCGGGGATGATTTCTTCAGGCACGAACGGAACGCTCCATTGGTCTTATCCGGTTGGCTCTCCAGAGGGCTGGGAACCGATCGGGAAAGGGCGCAAAAACCCTTGAAAATACAGGCTGTTTGCTGGTGTTGTCGACACCTAAGTATAGCACGCGCCAACCCGTTTTCGAAGCACCGAAAGGGCTCTCTGGCAGGGAACAAAAGGCGTAGATTGAAGGGTTTAGCCGATGTCTTAGGACTTCTTAAACAGCAGAAGCCCCCGGGCGGCAGACTCGGGGGCTTCTGAGCGGGGTATTTGTTGTTTTAGGCTGAGGCCGCGTACGTTACCGGCTCTTCTGTCACAGGAGGCACTTCATGCTCCGCGAGGACCGCGCTATAGAAGATGCCTGCAATGGCGGCTCCCACCAGCGGAGCGACCCAGAATAGCCATAACTGCTGCAGGGCTAATCCGCCGGCAATAATCGCCGGACCGGTCGAGCGCGCCGGGTTGACGGAGAGGTTGGTTACCGGGATGCCGATGAGGTGAATCAGCGTCAGGCAGAGACCGATTGCCAGAGGCGCAAACCCTTTGGCCGCGCGCTGGTCGGTTGCGCCCAGAATCACTACCAGGAAGAAGAAGGTTAGAACCACCTCGGCTACCAGGCAGGCGATCAGGCTGTAGCCGCCGGGTGAGCCAAAGCCGCCCGGCATGGCAGGACCGTAGCCGTTGGAGGCAAAGCCACCCACCGCGTAGTCCGTTTTGCCGGAGGCGATGACATAGAGCACGCCAGCCGCGGCAATGCCGCCGATTACCTGCGAAATCCAGTAGGGAAGGAGCTCTTTGGCCGGAAAGCGCTTGCCGGCTACGAGGCCCAGGGTGACTGCAGGGTTGAGGTGGCAACCGGAGATATGTCCGATGGCATAGGCCATCGTCAGCACGGTCAGGCCGAAGGCGAGCGCAACACCGACAAAACCGATGCCAAACGCCGGAAACCCACAGGCTAGAATCGCTGCTCCGCAACCGCCGAAGACTAACCAGAATGTTCCAAAGAACTCGGCAATACAACGCCGTGAAAGCGCTATCTCCATAACTTCCTCCAAGGTTCACTTCTCTATTTGCTTGGTATTTGAAACGGAGCCAGTGTAGAGCACGAAGCCTGTTTTTGTGATGTAAATGTGATGAGCGTACAGCGATTACTTGAGGTTAGAGTCCCGCTGGACAGGCCGGTTTATCCTAGCTAAGATTGATTAGCAGGTTGGAGGCGATATGGTTACAGCGACAATCTTCGAAGCTAAGACGAACCTCTCCAGTCTCGTGAAGAAGGCGCAGGCCGGGGAAACGGTCATCATTACCTCTGGTCGCGACAAAACCCCGGTCGCGAAGTTGGAAGGGATTGAATCCAAAAAGATTAAACGGCTGGGTTTCATGGAGACGCCAGGCTTTGAGTTGGGAGATGCTTTCTGGGAACCGTTGCCTGAGGAAGAGCTCAACCTTTGGAATGGTGAGGGCGAATGAAGGTCCTGGTAGATACACATGTAATCTTGTGGGCTGCATTCTCCAGTCACATGATTGGTGAAGACGCCGCAAAAGTGATTGGCAATGAAGCTAACACGATCTTTGTATCGGCAGCTTCTGCCTGGGAGATTGCGACCAAAGTGCGTATAGGAAAGCTGCCCCAGGCTGAGGCGTTGGAGAAGGACTTTTCTGCGGCGATGTCGGGCGCAGGATATACGCTTCTGCCGATCACTATTGACGACGCACTCCGCGCCGGACGTCTTCTGGGTAATCATCGCGACCCGTTTGACCGGATGATCGTAGCGCAGGCGCTGGCGATGGATATACCTGTGATCAGCATTGACTCAAAACTGGATACTTTCGGTGTCCGCCGGATCTGGTAGCCCTTGAGCTACCTGATCCGGCGTGACGACCTATGATCCGACGTTAGCCTGGGGGGGCGCTACCAGACCCGGCACGACGGTGCATGCACCATCGGCTGGCTTGCCTTGCAGCCGAAGGCCTTCTGGAACTCCGGCATGTTCGACACCACGCCATTAATGCGCGCAAACCCCGGTGAGTGCGGATCGGTCGCGGCATGTACCCGCAGGTTCTCCGGCCGTTCGTTCTCGCAGGCCCACTGCGCCATGCCCACGAAGAACCGCTGGTCCGGGGTAAACCCCTCGACGTCTGTCAGCTTCACGCCCTCTGTCTGCTTCTTCCAGGCGATGTAGGCCAGCAGCTCTCCGCCCAGGTCGGCGACATCTTCGCCGCTGGTCAGCTTGGAGTTGATGTGCGTGTCGTCGACGATCACATAGCCCGCATACTGGTCGCGGATGCAGTTGATGCGGTCTTCGAAGCCCTTCGCATCTTCTGGAGTCCACCAGTCGCGCAGGTTGCCCTTGGCGTCGAACTGCCGTCCTTCGTCGTCGAAGGCGTGCGTCAGCTCATGGCCGATGGTGCCGCCCGTGTTGCCATAGTTCGGCGCGTCGTCGAGCTTCGAGTCGTACAGTGGTGGCTGCAGCACGCCGGCAGGGAAGTTGATGTCGTTCATCTGCGGATTGAAGTAGGCGTTCACCGTCGGTGGCGTCATGCCCCACTCATTCAGGTCGACGGGCTTGCCCAGCTTGTGCCATTGGCGCGCGTCTTCGAAGCGGTAAGCGCGTACGGCGTTCCCGGCATAGTCGTCCGGTTTGACCTCAAGCGTAGAGTAGTCGCGCCAATGCTCGGGATAGCCGATCTTATTGCGGATGGCGTGCAGCTTGCGCAGCGCCTCCTGCTTGGTGGCCGGGCTCATCCAGGGCAGATTCTCGATCTCATGCTGCATGGCCGTCTCGATCTGCTCGGTCATCAACTGGGTACGGGCTTTCATGTCGGCGGAGAAGGTGCGCCGTACGAACTCCTGCCCCAGCGCTTCGCCAAGGTTGCGGTCGACCGCGCGGGTGCAGGTCTTCCAGCGCGGAGGCATCACGGGAATGCCGCGCAGCGTCTTCGAGTAGAAGTCGAAGTTGGTCTGCTCGAACGGATGCGCGAGGTAGGGCGCGGCGGCGGTAAGCAGATGGAAGCGCAGATAGGCTCGCAGGGCAGCGAGATCTTCCGTGCTGAGCTCGGCTTCGACCGCCTTCATGAACTCCGGCTGCGAGACGTTGAGCTTCTCGACTCCGGCTGCGTCCTGCGTCTTGAAGTAGAGCGGCCAGTCGATCGACGGCGCCAGCTTCGCGAGCTCGGCGACGGTCATCATGTGATACGTCTTATGCGGATCGCGAAGATCGACACGGGTGAGCGAGCCCTTGGCCAGCGCGGTTTCTATGCGCAGGATGGCATCGGCGTCAGCCTTGGTCTTTTCGGCCGGCTCACTTGTGAGGGAGAGCAGTTGCCGAATGTACGCGACATACTGCTCGCGGATCTTGACGCTCTTGTCGTCGGTCTTCAGGTAGTAGTCGCGGTCGGGTAATCCGAGTCCACCCGCGCCGACCGCAGCGATGATGACAGACGAGTTGATGGCATCCTGGTCTGTGCCAGAGCCGAAGAAGAAGCTGCCGGCGTACTCGTGGTGCAGGCGCGTGAGTGCGGCGAGCAGCTCAGGCCGCGTCTTCAGGGCATCGATTCTTGCCAACTCGGACCGCACCGGCTTATCGCCAAGCGCGTCGATGGCTGAAGTGTTCATGCAGGCGGCAAAGTAGTCGCCGACCTTTTGCTGTACAGGCGTGCGGTTGGTGGCTCTGGCGTCTTCCACGAGAATGCCCCAGAGGAACTGCTGGTTCTCGTTGGCGAGCTTGGAGTAGACGTCCCATGAGGCCTGATCGGAAGGGATCGGGTTGTTCTTCATCCAGCCGCCGCAGGAGAACTTGTAGAAGTCCACACAGGGATCGACCGAGCGGTCGAGGCTCGTGACATCGAGCGAAGGGGAGTAGGGCATCGCCTGCAGGGGCTGTGGCGCGGCTGGCTGTTGAGCCGAAAGAGATTGTGACGAAAGACAAAGGGCGGCCGCGGCGAGCGCCACGGCAAGCAGAGGTTTCGAGAGCATAAGTTCTCCAGTGAGAGCCATCCTACAATGCTCTAGGGAGCAGTACTCCGGGCGATCTCTTTTCCCTCCAGACGCCGTAGCTTTCGCCAGAGCTTCCGGGGCCACTCGGGGTCCATGCAGGGCCGCTCAATCAGCACAAAGTAGAGAGCGGAGACGGCTATCGCGATCGCTATCAGGAGCGCCATCTGGGTCGCGATGGTTGCCGCATTTCCGGGCATCCGCAGATACTTGATCGCGCGGAACGAGGCCGAAATGATCAGCATGTGCATGAGATAGATGGAGTAGCACATGCCGCCGGTCAGGGCCACAAAGGGTTGCCGGAAGAACCAGTTGGAGGCCTTGCCGTAGAAGGCGGCCAGATAAACCGGAATAATCAGCAGAGGCAGGCACGCCGACGTCCCCCGTGAGTGCACTAAAAGGAAGATGGCGGACCATCCCACAAGGCTCACAAGGTCCCAGGCCCATGTCTGACGGCTCGTGTGCCGGGGATATTCCAGAAGATCGGTCAGCAGGAATCCGGAGAGGAAATACTGCATATAGTAAAGCGGCGTTAAGTCGTAGTAAGCAAAGGGAACACCCCTGCTGTTGACGAAGCAGAAGAACAGGATAAGTGCTGCGAGGATGCCCCGGCGCAAGGCAGTATGTTTG encodes:
- the gyrB gene encoding DNA topoisomerase (ATP-hydrolyzing) subunit B, encoding MPEEIIPAAANSQTPPPQPGTYTGENITILEGLAAVRLRPAMYIGSTGEQGLHHLVYEVVDNSVDEALAGHATRIDVTIHVDNSITVVDDGRGIPVDNKTLPTGETMPAVQVVLTMLHAGGKFDASNYKVSGGLHGVGVSCVNALSEEFDVEIWRDGFTWEMDYSKGDPISELRKMGPSKRRGTKIHFLPDKTIFTVTEYNFDTLANRLRQLAFLNKGIEISLTDERQVDTKGETKSQVYKYTGGIAEFIKLLNKGKQVLHEKPIYMETEQGNVVMEIALQYNDAYSETVFSFANNINTVDGGTHLSGFRTALTRTINVAGQQLGLFKDVKENLSGDDVREGLVAVVSVKLPQPQFEGQTKGKLNSDIAGQVQAFVNERLGAFLEQNPSVARKIINKAIDASRAREAARKARDLTRRKGALDGGGLPGKLADCSERRPELCELYLVEGESAGGTAKQGRDRKFQAILPLKGKILNVEKARYDKMLGHEEIRAMITALGTGIGKDDFDTAKLRYGKLILMTDADVDGSHIRTLLLTFFFRHMQELIKRGHVYIAQPPLFRIKKGKFEQYIKDEREYVQVMVKRASDGMIIRYGEGGSKLEGKELTKYMSQLNDYLSFYDKVVKRLRNDEVVRAFAEIFANEGKDSVSRADFETDAKLKDMRARLKELERPELFKHVSEVEFDEEHRTYSVSFTDAQGALRHINWTLASAPESRQLLGKHAQIREQLVGPFLIEYAGKNAAATTKSVEEQAEQDLEDTDEVELEGAVDVGTVAPVEAAKPVKRSAKVSQDPVERKTPREVFEYVIEQGRKEYQVQRYKGLGEMTAPQLWDTTMDPARRTLLQVKLEDIAATEEIFTTLMGEDVESRRKFIEENALDVKNLDI
- the aqpZ gene encoding aquaporin Z translates to MEIALSRRCIAEFFGTFWLVFGGCGAAILACGFPAFGIGFVGVALAFGLTVLTMAYAIGHISGCHLNPAVTLGLVAGKRFPAKELLPYWISQVIGGIAAAGVLYVIASGKTDYAVGGFASNGYGPAMPGGFGSPGGYSLIACLVAEVVLTFFFLVVILGATDQRAAKGFAPLAIGLCLTLIHLIGIPVTNLSVNPARSTGPAIIAGGLALQQLWLFWVAPLVGAAIAGIFYSAVLAEHEVPPVTEEPVTYAASA
- a CDS encoding type II toxin-antitoxin system Phd/YefM family antitoxin; the protein is MVTATIFEAKTNLSSLVKKAQAGETVIITSGRDKTPVAKLEGIESKKIKRLGFMETPGFELGDAFWEPLPEEELNLWNGEGE
- a CDS encoding type II toxin-antitoxin system VapC family toxin produces the protein MKVLVDTHVILWAAFSSHMIGEDAAKVIGNEANTIFVSAASAWEIATKVRIGKLPQAEALEKDFSAAMSGAGYTLLPITIDDALRAGRLLGNHRDPFDRMIVAQALAMDIPVISIDSKLDTFGVRRIW
- a CDS encoding M13 family metallopeptidase, which gives rise to MLSKPLLAVALAAAALCLSSQSLSAQQPAAPQPLQAMPYSPSLDVTSLDRSVDPCVDFYKFSCGGWMKNNPIPSDQASWDVYSKLANENQQFLWGILVEDARATNRTPVQQKVGDYFAACMNTSAIDALGDKPVRSELARIDALKTRPELLAALTRLHHEYAGSFFFGSGTDQDAINSSVIIAAVGAGGLGLPDRDYYLKTDDKSVKIREQYVAYIRQLLSLTSEPAEKTKADADAILRIETALAKGSLTRVDLRDPHKTYHMMTVAELAKLAPSIDWPLYFKTQDAAGVEKLNVSQPEFMKAVEAELSTEDLAALRAYLRFHLLTAAAPYLAHPFEQTNFDFYSKTLRGIPVMPPRWKTCTRAVDRNLGEALGQEFVRRTFSADMKARTQLMTEQIETAMQHEIENLPWMSPATKQEALRKLHAIRNKIGYPEHWRDYSTLEVKPDDYAGNAVRAYRFEDARQWHKLGKPVDLNEWGMTPPTVNAYFNPQMNDINFPAGVLQPPLYDSKLDDAPNYGNTGGTIGHELTHAFDDEGRQFDAKGNLRDWWTPEDAKGFEDRINCIRDQYAGYVIVDDTHINSKLTSGEDVADLGGELLAYIAWKKQTEGVKLTDVEGFTPDQRFFVGMAQWACENERPENLRVHAATDPHSPGFARINGVVSNMPEFQKAFGCKASQPMVHAPSCRVW
- a CDS encoding acyltransferase family protein; amino-acid sequence: MLRLRRITSGATWIPQIDGLRFIAIIAVLLVHSFGEVSHQGLKPLALPSNAWWITRILQNGDRGVQLFFVISGYILARPFLRQHRLEGHKVKLSTYFLRRMTRLEPPYILSLLIYTAALCGVLHTPFHELLPHLLASMGYAHGLLYYTGSTINFVTWSLEIEIQFYILAPFLGNLYRVKHTALRRGILAALILFFCFVNSRGVPFAYYDLTPLYYMQYFLSGFLLTDLLEYPRHTSRQTWAWDLVSLVGWSAIFLLVHSRGTSACLPLLIIPVYLAAFYGKASNWFFRQPFVALTGGMCYSIYLMHMLIISASFRAIKYLRMPGNAATIATQMALLIAIAIAVSALYFVLIERPCMDPEWPRKLWRKLRRLEGKEIARSTAP